A single Cyclopterus lumpus isolate fCycLum1 chromosome 15, fCycLum1.pri, whole genome shotgun sequence DNA region contains:
- the LOC117743697 gene encoding cytochrome c oxidase assembly protein COX20, mitochondrial has translation MAEEEQESKVKGFRLLGILDVQNTPCARDAVLHGAGGSIAAGLLHFLATSRVKRSFDVGFAGFMLTTLGSWFYCRMSNAKLRAQQRMIQDGIKNKVVYEGTVLDPSNKSRTATPSGPS, from the exons ATGgcagaagaagagcaggagagcAAGGTCAAG GGCTTCAGGCTGCTGGGGATCCTGGACGTCCAGAACACCCCGTGTGCCAGAGACGCCGTCCTACACGGAGCCGGGGGCTCGATAGCTGCCGGCCTGCTGCACTTCCTGGCCACGA GTCGGGTGAAGCGCTCCTTTGACGTGGGGTTTGCAGGCTTCATGCTCACGACACTCGGGTCCTG GTTCTACTGCAGGATGAGCAACGCCAAGCTTCGTGCGCAGCAGAGGATGATCCAGGACGGCATCAAGAACAAGGTGGTCTACGAGGGGACCGTTCTGGACCCCTCAAACAAATCCAGGACGGCAACGCCATCGGGGCCCTCGTGA